The Lichenihabitans psoromatis genome contains a region encoding:
- a CDS encoding RsmB/NOP family class I SAM-dependent RNA methyltransferase, whose amino-acid sequence MNKPTGPQNITGDRAKPRSGSRAGSWAKPAAAPVEHPPGLPARLIAAAILADVIGAGHGFDEAFGSETTQSKLNALEPRDRALVRSIVVVSLRRLGTIRKALAAFLERGLPKRSGNLEWFLVVTAAQIMFLDVPDHAAVNLCVLAVRTDPKSQPFAALANAVARNLARAPEGPADLDPFADTPAWLAARWRQTYGDAKATAIALAHRIEPSLDITVKADVARWTEALEATRLPNGSLRLTSHVPVPDLAGYADGEWWVQDAAASLPARLLRVEAGQRVADLCAAPGGKTAQLIAAGGHVVAVDRSAERLKRLAVNLERLGMSAETEVADVAGFSAEPFDAILLDAPCSATGTIRRHPDVAWTKRASDIVSLAALQTRMIDRALGLLKPGGTLVYCVCSLEPEEGEAQIASLLRRNPDVARVPITADEVGGWSDCVTPAGDLRTLPFFSVLDEPPLVGLDGFFAARLVRKA is encoded by the coding sequence ATGAATAAACCGACGGGTCCGCAGAACATCACCGGCGACCGGGCCAAGCCGCGGTCTGGATCTCGAGCCGGGTCCTGGGCGAAGCCGGCCGCCGCGCCTGTCGAGCACCCACCCGGTTTGCCGGCCCGCCTGATCGCCGCCGCGATCCTGGCCGACGTGATCGGCGCCGGACATGGGTTCGACGAGGCCTTTGGCAGCGAGACCACGCAGTCCAAGCTCAACGCGTTGGAACCGCGCGACCGCGCCCTGGTGCGCTCGATCGTGGTCGTGTCGCTGCGTCGCCTCGGCACCATCCGTAAGGCGCTTGCGGCGTTTCTCGAGCGCGGGCTGCCCAAGCGGAGCGGCAACCTCGAGTGGTTTCTCGTCGTGACGGCGGCGCAGATCATGTTCCTCGACGTGCCGGATCACGCGGCCGTCAATCTCTGCGTCCTCGCGGTGCGGACCGACCCGAAAAGTCAGCCCTTCGCGGCGCTCGCCAATGCGGTGGCGCGTAATCTCGCCCGGGCGCCCGAAGGCCCCGCCGACCTCGACCCGTTTGCCGATACGCCCGCTTGGCTGGCCGCGCGTTGGAGGCAGACCTATGGGGATGCGAAAGCCACCGCGATCGCGCTGGCGCATCGCATCGAGCCCTCGCTCGACATCACCGTCAAGGCCGATGTCGCGCGCTGGACCGAAGCGCTCGAGGCGACGCGCCTGCCGAACGGCTCCCTTCGCCTCACCAGCCATGTGCCGGTCCCGGACCTCGCCGGCTACGCCGATGGGGAATGGTGGGTGCAGGATGCGGCCGCCTCGCTGCCGGCGCGGCTGCTGCGCGTCGAGGCGGGGCAGCGGGTCGCCGATCTCTGTGCCGCGCCGGGTGGCAAGACCGCGCAATTGATCGCGGCAGGCGGCCATGTTGTGGCGGTCGATCGCTCGGCCGAGCGGCTCAAGCGCCTCGCCGTCAACCTCGAACGGCTGGGCATGAGTGCCGAGACGGAGGTGGCCGATGTCGCGGGTTTTTCCGCCGAGCCCTTCGACGCGATCCTGCTCGATGCGCCGTGTTCGGCGACCGGAACGATCCGCCGTCACCCCGATGTGGCCTGGACCAAGCGCGCCTCGGATATCGTGTCGCTGGCGGCCTTGCAGACCCGCATGATTGATCGGGCGCTCGGGTTGCTGAAGCCCGGCGGCACGCTCGTCTATTGCGTCTGCTCGCTGGAGCCTGAGGAGGGCGAAGCGCAGATCGCCAGCCTGTTGCGGCGCAACCCGGATGTGGCGCGCGTGCCCATCACGGCCGATGAGGTCGGCGGTTGGTCCGATTGCGTGACGCCGGCCGGCGACCTTCGCACGCTGCCGTTTTTTTCGGTGCTCGACGAGCCGCCGCTCGTGGGGCTCGACGGGTTCTTCGCGGCTCGCCTCGTCCGCAAAGCCTGA
- a CDS encoding DUF1674 domain-containing protein, whose amino-acid sequence MNSPKNGTEPTSDVEPAEPVIQKILSPAARRALAEAEARRATPPIDLPPEEAGRGGLEPVRYGDWEIKGLTSDF is encoded by the coding sequence ATGAACAGCCCCAAAAACGGCACGGAGCCGACATCCGACGTCGAGCCGGCGGAGCCGGTAATCCAAAAGATCCTGTCGCCTGCGGCACGTCGGGCTTTGGCCGAGGCGGAAGCCCGCCGCGCCACGCCGCCGATCGATCTCCCGCCTGAGGAGGCAGGTCGCGGCGGCCTCGAACCGGTGCGTTATGGCGACTGGGAAATCAAAGGTCTAACGAGCGATTTCTGA